A single window of Nicotiana sylvestris chromosome 5, ASM39365v2, whole genome shotgun sequence DNA harbors:
- the LOC104221705 gene encoding cuscuta receptor 1-like isoform X2, producing MSKLNTFSTTLKKLDIRYNSFQSFMPNEELGILRNIKYLLLDGNTLDKNFLQSSGVMPSLKVLSVANCGLTGTLPIQGFCNLKYLEELSLSFNNFHGNLPPCLGNLTFLRVIDLTQNQFTGNIASSPLSNLLSLEYLLLRNNNFEIPISFESFANHSKLKYVIPDGNSLVVQTSTRNWIPKFQLEALSLTNNCSVIPNFLHYQHQLRQLSLSDCNIGGNFPNWLLKNNPRLEEVYLDGNAFTGSFHELSFLK from the exons ATGTCAAAG CTAAATACATTTAGTACAACTTTGAAGAAGCTCGATATAAGGTACAACAGTTTTCAGAGCTTTATGCCAAATGAAG AGTTGGGAATTCTGAGAAATATAAAGTATTTACTTTTGGATGGGAATACGTTGGACAAAAACTTTCTACAGAGCAGTGGTGTAATGCCGTCCCTTAAAGTATTATCAGTAGCTAACTGCGGCCTGACTGGAACCCTGCCTATTCAAG gtTTTTGCAATCTAAAATATCTTGAAGAACTAAGTCTCAGCTTCAACAACTTCCATGGAAATCTTCCTCCATGTCTTGGAAACTTAACATTTCTCCGGGTAATTGATCTCACTCAAAATCAGTTTACTGGAAATATTGCCTCATCTCCACTTTCAAATCTCTTGTCCCTTGAATATCTTTTGCTAAgaaacaacaactttgaaatccCAATTTCATTCGAGTCATTTGCTAACCATTCAAAGCTCAAGTATGTCATTCCTGACGGCAATTCATTAGTTGTACAAACTTCTACTAGAAATTGGATCCCAAAGTTTCAACTGGAAGCCTTGTCTTTGACTAACAACTGCTCTGTAATACCAAATTTCCTTCATTATCAACATCAGTTGCGTCAACTTAGTCTATCTGATTGCAACATTGGTGGAAACTTTCCAAATTGGTTGTTGAAGAATAATCCTAGACTTGAAGAAGTTTATTTGGATGGAAATGCATTTACTGGATCTTTTCATGAGTTGTCCTTCCTAAAATGA
- the LOC104221705 gene encoding cuscuta receptor 1-like isoform X3 encodes MSKLNTFSTTLKKLDIRYNSFQSFMPNEELGILRNIKYLLLDGNTLDKNFLQSSGVMPSLKVLSVANCGLTGTLPIQGFCNLKYLEELSLSFNNFHGNLPPCLGNLTFLREQDSGTTSSQHWFHFPEYLKVKNVQQYA; translated from the exons ATGTCAAAG CTAAATACATTTAGTACAACTTTGAAGAAGCTCGATATAAGGTACAACAGTTTTCAGAGCTTTATGCCAAATGAAG AGTTGGGAATTCTGAGAAATATAAAGTATTTACTTTTGGATGGGAATACGTTGGACAAAAACTTTCTACAGAGCAGTGGTGTAATGCCGTCCCTTAAAGTATTATCAGTAGCTAACTGCGGCCTGACTGGAACCCTGCCTATTCAAG gtTTTTGCAATCTAAAATATCTTGAAGAACTAAGTCTCAGCTTCAACAACTTCCATGGAAATCTTCCTCCATGTCTTGGAAACTTAACATTTCTCCGG GAACAAGATTCAGGGACAACTTCCTCCCAACATTGGTTCCATTTTCCCGAATATCTTAAGGTTAAAAATGTCCAACAATATGCTTGA
- the LOC104221705 gene encoding putative receptor-like protein 16 isoform X1: protein MSKLNTFSTTLKKLDIRYNSFQSFMPNEELGILRNIKYLLLDGNTLDKNFLQSSGVMPSLKVLSVANCGLTGTLPIQDNKLSGELPIELARNGLFFLRLSNNMLEGEIFQGSTNINNLQYLYLDGNNFSGSIPQKLSSAPLSSLDLSNNSLSGNLPSWIGYIPSLTSLALSRNHLKGPIPADYCRLEKLEVLDLSRNNLVGVIPSCFSASQNLKRVYLSKNNLRGQFDVFSNSSNLKVLDLKDNNFTGSIPKWLGSIEITTLLLKGNYFQGTIPTELCYASELRIMDLSHNNLLGPIPHCFGNIMQIEGISEAYPYGPIFSYPRLQTWGRDTMIYVEDSME from the exons ATGTCAAAG CTAAATACATTTAGTACAACTTTGAAGAAGCTCGATATAAGGTACAACAGTTTTCAGAGCTTTATGCCAAATGAAG AGTTGGGAATTCTGAGAAATATAAAGTATTTACTTTTGGATGGGAATACGTTGGACAAAAACTTTCTACAGAGCAGTGGTGTAATGCCGTCCCTTAAAGTATTATCAGTAGCTAACTGCGGCCTGACTGGAACCCTGCCTATTCAAG ACAATAAGTTATCAGGAGAATTACCAATTGAATTGGCTCGTAATGGATTATTCTTTCTGAGACTGTCGAATAACATGTTGGAAGGCGAAATATTCCAAGGGTCAACCAACATCAATAATCTTCAGTACTTGTACTTGGACGGAAACAACTTCTCAGGCTCAATTCCACAAAAGTTGTCCTCTGCTCCCTTGAGTTCACTGGATTTAAGTAACAACAGTTTGTCTGGAAATCTACCTTCTTGGATTGGTTACATCCCCTCATTAACCTCCCTCGCGTTATCTAGAAACCATCTAAAGGGTCCTATTCCAGCAGATTATTGTAGACTTGAAAAGCTTGAGGTTTTAGATCTCTCAAGAAACAACCTTGTTGGTGTGATTCCATCATGTTTCAGTGCTTCCCAAAACCTTAAACGTGTCTATTTGAGCAAAAACAATTTACGAGGGCAATTCGATGTGTTCTCAAATAGCTCAAATTTAAAGGTATTGGATCTTAAAGATAACAACTTCACCGGTTCAATTCCAAAATGGTTAGGCAGTATTGAAATAACCACCTTACTCTTGAAAGGAAACTATTTTCAAGGCACCATTCCCACAGAGTTGTGCTATGCGAGTGAATTGAGAATTATGGATCTTTCTCATAATAATCTCTTGGGACCTATTCCACATTGCTTTGGGAACATAATGCAAATAGAAGGGATCAGTGAAGCATACCCATACGGTCCAATATTTAGTTATCCAAGACTCCAGACGTGGGGTAGAGATACCATGATATATGTAGAAGATTCAATGGAGTGA